The following coding sequences lie in one Palaemon carinicauda isolate YSFRI2023 chromosome 7, ASM3689809v2, whole genome shotgun sequence genomic window:
- the HisRS gene encoding histidine--tRNA ligase isoform X3, whose translation MSGNKVDEQLSDILQNNLKMDGEVKKDNAPQNKKSGGGGGKGKPGKFVLKTPKGTRDYGPAEMAVRRKVFNVIESVFHMHGAVEIETPVFELKEVLTGKYGEDSKLIYDLEDQGGEILSMRYDLTVPFARYVAMNKITNIKRYHIARVYRRDNPAMTRGRYREFYQCDFDIAGQYDAMIPDAECVQLVHQVLSKLDLGDFTIKVNHRKILDGVFGVCGVPAEKFRPICSAVDKLDKSPWEEVRKEMVAEKGLDEKVADLIGEYVQQSGGEELIEKLKNDERLKDSTVLQGGLADLKLLFDYCKDLGVDTYLVFDMGLARGLDYYTGVIYEAVLSAGQTSTEDGTVGSVAGGGRYDGLVGMFDPKKKTVPCVGVSFGIERLFAIQERKQRDEFGKIRATQTEVFVAAACKGMVQERLKLLGLLHGAGIKAESSYKNNPKLLSQLQYAEDNGIPLVALIGESEVQEGIVKLRETTTRQEETVKREDFISAVKERLK comes from the exons GTGGATGAACAACTTTCTGATATCTTACAGAATAACTTGAAAATGGACGGAGAAGTGAAAAAAGATAATGCACCACAG AATAAAAAATCTGGAGGTGGCGGTGGCAAGGGAAAGCCAGGCAAATTTGTCCTTAAAACTCCAAAAGGTACGAGGGATTACGGTCCTGCTGAAATGGCTGTACGAAGAAAA gtATTTAATGTTATAGAGTCTGTGTTCCACATGCATGGTGCAGTCGAAATTGAGACTCCAGTATTTGAATTGAAG gAAGTTCTTACAGGCAAATATGGAGAAGATTCTAAGCTCATCTACGATTTGGAAGACCAAGGAGGAGAAATCCTATCAATGCGTTATGACTTGACAGTTCCATTTGCTCGTTATGTAGCTATGAATAAGATTACGAATATCAAAAGGTACCACATTGCTAGAGTGTACCGAAGAGATAATCCTGCAATGACAAGAG GACGTTATCGTGAGTTTTACCAGTGTGATTTCGATATAGCCGGCCAGTATGACGCTATGATTCCTGATGCTGAATGTGTACAGCTTGTTCACCAAGTTTTGTCAAAACTAGATCTTGGTGATTTTACTATTAAG GTCAATCATCGGAAAATTCTTGACGGCGTTTTTGGCGTATGCGGTGTACCTGCTGAAAAATTCCGCCCTATTTGTTCAGCTGTGGACAAACTTGATAAATCGCCATGGGAAGAGGTCAGAAAAGAAATGGTTGCAGAGAAAGGATTGGATGAAAAAGTTGCTGATCTTATTGGTGAATATGTCCAACAGTCTGGTGGAGAAGAActtatagaaaaattgaaaaatgatgaGCGATTAAAAGATTCTACTGTATTGCAG GGTGGATTAGCAGATTTGAAGCTTCTGTTCGACTACTGTAAGGATTTAGGTGTTGACACATACCTGGTGTTTGATATGGGCCTCGCTAGAGGTCTTGATTACTACACAGGCGTCATATATGAAGCGGTCCTTTCCGCGGGTCAGACTAGTACTGAAGATGGAACTGTAGGAAGTGTCGCTGGTGGTGGACGTTACGACGGTTTAGTTGGAATGTTTGACCCTAAGAAAAAAACAGTCCCCTGTGTCGGGGTCAGTTTTGGGATAGAGCGATTGTTTGCCATTCAGGAGCGTAAGCAACGCGATGAATTTGGAAAG ATCCGTGCCACGCAAACAGAAGTATTTGTTGCGGCTGCTTGCAAAGGAATGGTCCAGGAGCGATTAAAGCTTCTTGGGCTCCTGCATGGAGCGGGGATCAAAGCTGAAAGTAGTTATAAGAACAATCCTAAACTTCTGAGTCAGTTGCAG TATGCTGAAGATAATGGAATTCCACTAGTTGCATTAATAGGCGAAAGCGAAGTACAGGAAGGCATTGTTAAGTTAAGAGAGACTACTACACGCCAAGAAGAAACTGTCAAGAGGGAAGACTTTATATCTGCAGTTAAAGAACGTTTAAAATAA
- the HisRS gene encoding histidine--tRNA ligase isoform X2 yields the protein MWKGLGYYSSMAFRGFMNGSVKRYLVPLITTKTALCKLTASNTRLIPGVRGVACKVDEQLSDILQNNLKMDGEVKKDNAPQNKKSGGGGGKGKPGKFVLKTPKGTRDYGPAEMAVRRKVFNVIESVFHMHGAVEIETPVFELKEVLTGKYGEDSKLIYDLEDQGGEILSMRYDLTVPFARYVAMNKITNIKRYHIARVYRRDNPAMTRGRYREFYQCDFDIAGQYDAMIPDAECVQLVHQVLSKLDLGDFTIKVNHRKILDGVFGVCGVPAEKFRPICSAVDKLDKSPWEEVRKEMVAEKGLDEKVADLIGEYVQQSGGEELIEKLKNDERLKDSTVLQGGLADLKLLFDYCKDLGVDTYLVFDMGLARGLDYYTGVIYEAVLSAGQTSTEDGTVGSVAGGGRYDGLVGMFDPKKKTVPCVGVSFGIERLFAIQERKQRDEFGKIRATQTEVFVAAACKGMVQERLKLLGLLHGAGIKAESSYKNNPKLLSQLQYAEDNGIPLVALIGESEVQEGIVKLRETTTRQEETVKREDFISAVKERLK from the exons GTGGATGAACAACTTTCTGATATCTTACAGAATAACTTGAAAATGGACGGAGAAGTGAAAAAAGATAATGCACCACAG AATAAAAAATCTGGAGGTGGCGGTGGCAAGGGAAAGCCAGGCAAATTTGTCCTTAAAACTCCAAAAGGTACGAGGGATTACGGTCCTGCTGAAATGGCTGTACGAAGAAAA gtATTTAATGTTATAGAGTCTGTGTTCCACATGCATGGTGCAGTCGAAATTGAGACTCCAGTATTTGAATTGAAG gAAGTTCTTACAGGCAAATATGGAGAAGATTCTAAGCTCATCTACGATTTGGAAGACCAAGGAGGAGAAATCCTATCAATGCGTTATGACTTGACAGTTCCATTTGCTCGTTATGTAGCTATGAATAAGATTACGAATATCAAAAGGTACCACATTGCTAGAGTGTACCGAAGAGATAATCCTGCAATGACAAGAG GACGTTATCGTGAGTTTTACCAGTGTGATTTCGATATAGCCGGCCAGTATGACGCTATGATTCCTGATGCTGAATGTGTACAGCTTGTTCACCAAGTTTTGTCAAAACTAGATCTTGGTGATTTTACTATTAAG GTCAATCATCGGAAAATTCTTGACGGCGTTTTTGGCGTATGCGGTGTACCTGCTGAAAAATTCCGCCCTATTTGTTCAGCTGTGGACAAACTTGATAAATCGCCATGGGAAGAGGTCAGAAAAGAAATGGTTGCAGAGAAAGGATTGGATGAAAAAGTTGCTGATCTTATTGGTGAATATGTCCAACAGTCTGGTGGAGAAGAActtatagaaaaattgaaaaatgatgaGCGATTAAAAGATTCTACTGTATTGCAG GGTGGATTAGCAGATTTGAAGCTTCTGTTCGACTACTGTAAGGATTTAGGTGTTGACACATACCTGGTGTTTGATATGGGCCTCGCTAGAGGTCTTGATTACTACACAGGCGTCATATATGAAGCGGTCCTTTCCGCGGGTCAGACTAGTACTGAAGATGGAACTGTAGGAAGTGTCGCTGGTGGTGGACGTTACGACGGTTTAGTTGGAATGTTTGACCCTAAGAAAAAAACAGTCCCCTGTGTCGGGGTCAGTTTTGGGATAGAGCGATTGTTTGCCATTCAGGAGCGTAAGCAACGCGATGAATTTGGAAAG ATCCGTGCCACGCAAACAGAAGTATTTGTTGCGGCTGCTTGCAAAGGAATGGTCCAGGAGCGATTAAAGCTTCTTGGGCTCCTGCATGGAGCGGGGATCAAAGCTGAAAGTAGTTATAAGAACAATCCTAAACTTCTGAGTCAGTTGCAG TATGCTGAAGATAATGGAATTCCACTAGTTGCATTAATAGGCGAAAGCGAAGTACAGGAAGGCATTGTTAAGTTAAGAGAGACTACTACACGCCAAGAAGAAACTGTCAAGAGGGAAGACTTTATATCTGCAGTTAAAGAACGTTTAAAATAA